In the Alkaliphilus oremlandii OhILAs genome, one interval contains:
- a CDS encoding 1-deoxy-D-xylulose-5-phosphate reductoisomerase, with product MKNISILGSTGSIGTQTLDVVRNHPEKFKIVALSASGNIDAIENQIHEFHPEIVAVFHREKAEILSARIGKKVKVVSGIEGLIEVATLDSADIVVTSVVGSIGLIPTVEAIRCGKTIALANKETLVVAGELIKKEAEKHKVQIIPVDSEHSAIFQCLQGEDIHNISRIILTASGGAFRNWEKQDIQHAKAQDALKHPTWNMGSKVTIDSASLMNKGLEVMEARWLFNVELDKIDVIVHPQSIVHSMVEYNDFSIIAQIGAPDMRGPIQYALSYPNRINSSIERLDFRKISALTFMAPDTDKFPCLSLAYESLKIGKTMPCVLNGANEVLVEYFLEDRIGFYDIPKFIEKAMSAHKPWVYTDIEELLEVDRWVRNWIKEQIE from the coding sequence TTGAAAAACATTTCAATATTAGGATCCACAGGATCCATTGGTACTCAGACATTGGATGTTGTAAGAAATCATCCGGAAAAGTTTAAAATTGTTGCCTTATCTGCATCTGGTAATATTGATGCAATTGAAAATCAAATTCATGAATTTCATCCGGAGATTGTCGCTGTATTTCATCGGGAAAAAGCAGAGATTTTATCTGCGCGCATCGGAAAAAAGGTTAAAGTTGTTTCAGGTATTGAAGGCTTAATTGAGGTGGCTACTTTAGACTCTGCCGACATCGTCGTAACATCCGTAGTAGGCAGCATCGGATTAATCCCTACGGTTGAAGCCATTCGATGCGGTAAAACCATAGCGCTAGCAAATAAAGAAACCTTAGTTGTTGCAGGTGAATTAATTAAAAAAGAGGCAGAAAAGCATAAGGTTCAAATCATTCCTGTAGATAGCGAACATTCTGCTATATTTCAATGTTTACAGGGAGAAGATATCCATAATATATCTAGAATTATTCTAACGGCGTCCGGTGGCGCATTTAGAAATTGGGAGAAACAAGATATTCAACATGCAAAAGCCCAGGACGCATTAAAGCACCCTACATGGAATATGGGGAGCAAAGTGACCATAGATTCAGCTAGTCTAATGAATAAAGGTCTAGAGGTCATGGAGGCCCGATGGTTATTTAATGTGGAACTGGATAAAATAGATGTTATAGTCCATCCTCAAAGTATAGTTCACTCCATGGTGGAATATAATGATTTTTCTATCATTGCTCAAATTGGGGCACCGGATATGAGAGGACCGATACAGTACGCATTATCCTATCCTAATAGAATAAACAGTAGCATTGAGCGATTGGATTTTAGAAAAATTAGTGCATTAACCTTTATGGCACCAGACACGGATAAATTTCCATGTTTATCTTTAGCCTATGAGTCTCTAAAAATAGGGAAAACAATGCCTTGCGTCTTAAATGGCGCCAATGAAGTATTGGTTGAATATTTTTTAGAAGACAGAATTGGTTTTTATGACATACCGAAGTTTATAGAGAAGGCTATGTCTGCGCATAAACCATGGGTTTATACGGATATAGAGGAACTGTTAGAGGTTGATCGCTGGGTTAGAAATTGGATTAAAGAGCAAATAGAATAG
- a CDS encoding isoprenyl transferase, with protein MLNNLWNSSNKKEISSINMGSLPQHIAIIMDGNGRWGTERMLPRNLGHKAGVEALRDVIKTASNIGVQYLTLYAFSTENWKRPVSEVSFLMKLLIEYLRKEIAELHENNVKIQIIGDVAGLPKEVIKEIEKATIKTMNNQGLCVNIALNYGSRAEITDAIKKIAKMVENQEIQSDDIDESLVHSFLYTAATPDPDLLIRTSGELRLSNFLLWQCAYSELWFTDVYWPDFTGEHLIMAITDYQNRKRRFGGI; from the coding sequence ATGCTTAATAATTTATGGAATAGTTCCAATAAAAAAGAAATATCATCTATTAATATGGGATCATTGCCACAGCATATTGCTATTATTATGGATGGAAATGGCAGATGGGGTACAGAGCGAATGCTGCCAAGAAATCTGGGACATAAAGCAGGGGTAGAGGCTCTTAGAGATGTAATAAAGACCGCTTCAAATATAGGGGTTCAATATTTGACATTGTATGCTTTCTCTACTGAAAATTGGAAAAGACCAGTGTCTGAGGTTTCATTTCTAATGAAACTTTTAATTGAATATCTAAGAAAAGAAATCGCTGAATTACATGAAAACAATGTTAAAATTCAAATCATAGGCGATGTTGCAGGACTTCCTAAGGAAGTCATTAAAGAGATTGAAAAGGCTACAATTAAAACAATGAATAATCAGGGGCTCTGCGTTAATATAGCTTTAAATTATGGTAGTCGAGCAGAAATTACAGATGCCATAAAAAAGATTGCTAAGATGGTAGAAAATCAAGAGATACAAAGTGATGACATAGATGAATCTCTAGTGCATTCATTTTTATATACAGCAGCTACACCAGATCCAGACCTGCTCATAAGAACAAGCGGTGAGCTTAGACTCAGTAATTTTTTATTATGGCAGTGTGCTTATTCGGAGCTATGGTTTACAGATGTATATTGGCCAGATTTTACTGGAGAGCATTTAATTATGGCAATAACAGATTACCAGAATCGAAAGAGAAGATTTGGTGGAATATAG
- a CDS encoding glycosyltransferase family 2 protein: MRVTAIIPAYNEENRIENVIIPALETEVLSNIIVIDDGSEDLTSEVASKFNIELIKLPKNVGKADAIKQGIQHCGNTSDIIVFLDGDLMGLTSHHLHQLISPVLQNEFDMTIGVFKSGRHTTDLAQMIAPNLSGQRAMKSYIAHEILDLEVSGYGIEVAISKLIKKKNLRTAHVFWENVSHVTKEEKVGISKGSIWRMKMYKDIVKHWLH; the protein is encoded by the coding sequence ATGAGGGTTACAGCAATCATACCTGCTTATAACGAAGAAAACAGAATTGAAAATGTAATTATACCAGCTTTAGAAACAGAAGTTTTGTCCAATATCATTGTAATAGATGATGGGTCTGAAGATTTGACATCGGAGGTTGCTTCAAAATTTAATATTGAATTAATAAAATTACCTAAAAATGTAGGCAAAGCTGATGCAATTAAACAAGGTATCCAACATTGCGGAAATACCAGTGACATCATAGTTTTCTTAGATGGCGATTTAATGGGATTGACTTCCCATCATCTCCATCAATTAATTTCTCCTGTTTTGCAAAATGAGTTTGATATGACCATTGGAGTATTTAAATCTGGAAGACACACCACAGATCTGGCACAAATGATTGCGCCTAATCTGTCAGGGCAAAGGGCGATGAAATCCTATATCGCCCATGAAATTTTAGACTTAGAAGTCTCAGGATATGGTATAGAAGTCGCCATCTCTAAGCTAATAAAGAAAAAGAACCTTCGAACAGCTCATGTTTTTTGGGAGAATGTATCCCATGTGACAAAAGAGGAAAAGGTAGGCATATCGAAAGGTTCAATTTGGCGGATGAAAATGTATAAAGACATCGTAAAACATTGGCTACATTAA
- the rseP gene encoding RIP metalloprotease RseP, with protein sequence MVTAIVAIIVFGILVFIHELGHFTVAKLVGIKVHEFALGMGPKLIYTTKGDTLYSIRLLPLGGYVKMEGEDEKSEDERSFNKKPVLARIAVIFAGPFMNFILAIVLFLTFFYFVGSPTTIISKVQDQSPAQVAGIEAGDSIYAINGQKIHTWEEVTERISKSEGSPMEITIIRDGEHLEKTVIPMQDETSNRILIGITTTMKKSLSSAGENALFAIKSIVRGILEFLRNLVGRKVNTGEVMGPVGIINLVGEVSRTGLLDIVSLTAVLSVNLGLMNLLPIPALDGSRILFLIIEMLRGKPVDQDKEGMIHLIGFGILMTFMVFITFQDIQKLFG encoded by the coding sequence ATGGTAACAGCGATTGTAGCTATTATTGTTTTTGGTATACTCGTTTTTATTCACGAATTAGGACATTTTACTGTTGCAAAGCTAGTTGGAATTAAGGTACATGAATTTGCCTTAGGTATGGGCCCTAAGTTGATATATACAACAAAAGGGGATACGTTATATTCTATTCGCCTATTACCTTTGGGTGGATACGTTAAAATGGAGGGTGAAGATGAAAAATCTGAAGATGAAAGAAGTTTTAATAAAAAACCTGTACTAGCACGAATTGCGGTCATATTTGCAGGGCCATTTATGAATTTTATATTAGCGATCGTATTGTTTTTAACTTTTTTCTACTTCGTAGGTTCACCTACGACTATCATATCTAAAGTCCAAGATCAATCGCCAGCTCAGGTTGCTGGAATAGAGGCAGGTGATAGCATTTACGCTATTAACGGACAGAAAATTCACACGTGGGAAGAGGTCACAGAGCGTATCAGCAAATCAGAAGGAAGCCCCATGGAAATTACCATTATAAGAGATGGTGAACATCTTGAAAAAACTGTAATACCAATGCAGGATGAAACCTCTAACAGAATCTTAATTGGGATTACAACAACGATGAAAAAGTCCTTATCTAGTGCTGGAGAAAATGCCCTGTTTGCAATAAAAAGTATTGTGAGAGGTATTTTGGAATTTCTAAGGAACTTGGTTGGTAGAAAGGTGAACACGGGTGAAGTTATGGGACCTGTTGGTATTATAAACCTCGTTGGGGAAGTTTCTAGAACGGGATTATTGGATATTGTAAGTTTAACTGCTGTTCTAAGCGTTAATCTGGGTTTGATGAATTTATTGCCTATACCAGCTTTAGATGGCAGCAGGATTTTATTCTTAATCATTGAGATGCTCAGAGGGAAACCAGTAGATCAAGATAAAGAGGGAATGATCCACTTAATCGGATTTGGAATCTTAATGACCTTTATGGTGTTCATTACGTTCCAGGATATTCAAAAATTATTTGGCTAA
- the rimP gene encoding ribosome maturation factor RimP, whose translation MAKNRVEKITERLVMPIIQNENFELVDLEYKKEGSNWYLRIYIDKPGGITLDDCQKVSEQLGEELDREDPISENYFLEVSSPGLDRPLKKDSDFIRFAGEIVEVKLYEALNGNKVIEGELVGLEENMIKINVANVGLLELPKEKVALTRLAVKF comes from the coding sequence ATGGCGAAAAATCGTGTTGAAAAAATTACAGAAAGATTAGTAATGCCAATTATCCAAAATGAGAACTTTGAATTAGTAGATTTGGAGTACAAGAAAGAAGGATCCAATTGGTATTTAAGAATATATATAGACAAACCAGGTGGCATCACTCTAGATGATTGTCAAAAAGTGAGTGAGCAGCTAGGAGAAGAATTGGACAGAGAAGATCCAATTAGTGAAAATTATTTCTTAGAAGTATCTTCTCCAGGACTGGATAGACCTTTAAAGAAGGATAGTGATTTTATTCGTTTTGCAGGTGAAATTGTGGAAGTAAAACTTTATGAAGCACTGAATGGAAACAAGGTTATTGAAGGTGAGCTTGTAGGCTTAGAAGAGAATATGATTAAAATCAATGTAGCTAATGTAGGTTTATTAGAGTTACCGAAGGAAAAGGTAGCATTAACAAGATTAGCGGTTAAATTTTAG
- the ispG gene encoding flavodoxin-dependent (E)-4-hydroxy-3-methylbut-2-enyl-diphosphate synthase has translation MRKETKVVKCGNIYVGGNHPISVQSMTTTDPCDIMNTVKQINRLEEAGCDIVRIAVPSMDAAKSISKIKAETNLPIVADIHFDYRLALEAVKQGVDGLRLNPGNIGDTTRVREVVAAVKEKEIPIRIGVNAGSLEKSILEKYGHPTAEGMVESALRHISILEDMDFTDIVVSLKASNVPLTVEAYRLISEKVNYPLHLGITEAGTVWAGTIKSSAGIGALLLMGIGDTIRVSLTGDPVEEIKVGRQLLKSLGIIQNEVTIISCPTCGRCKIDLINIANEVEEKLGKLKKPIKIAVMGCAVNGPGEARDADIGIAGGDGSALLFKKGEIIRKVKEEDILNVLIEEIDQL, from the coding sequence ATGAGAAAAGAAACGAAGGTTGTGAAGTGTGGCAATATATATGTTGGTGGAAATCATCCGATTTCTGTCCAATCTATGACGACTACGGATCCTTGTGACATTATGAATACCGTCAAACAAATCAATCGATTAGAAGAAGCTGGGTGCGATATTGTTCGAATCGCTGTACCTAGTATGGACGCTGCCAAATCCATCAGCAAGATCAAAGCTGAAACGAATCTTCCAATTGTAGCAGATATCCATTTTGACTATCGATTAGCATTAGAAGCTGTAAAACAAGGTGTGGACGGATTAAGATTGAATCCAGGAAATATTGGAGACACCACCAGGGTTCGAGAGGTTGTTGCAGCTGTTAAAGAAAAAGAGATTCCAATTCGAATTGGTGTCAATGCAGGTTCTTTAGAAAAATCAATTTTAGAAAAATATGGTCATCCCACTGCCGAAGGGATGGTCGAAAGTGCATTGAGACATATTTCAATCTTGGAGGATATGGATTTTACGGACATCGTAGTATCTTTAAAAGCCAGTAATGTTCCTCTAACTGTGGAAGCTTATCGATTAATTTCCGAAAAAGTCAATTATCCCCTTCATTTGGGAATTACAGAAGCTGGTACTGTATGGGCTGGTACGATTAAATCCTCCGCTGGCATCGGTGCTTTATTGCTTATGGGGATTGGAGATACCATCCGAGTATCCTTAACGGGCGATCCTGTGGAAGAAATTAAGGTTGGCAGACAACTGCTTAAATCCTTGGGCATCATTCAAAATGAGGTAACAATTATATCCTGCCCTACTTGTGGAAGATGTAAAATTGATTTAATCAATATAGCAAATGAAGTAGAAGAGAAATTAGGAAAATTAAAAAAACCAATTAAAATCGCTGTCATGGGGTGCGCTGTTAACGGTCCTGGTGAGGCTAGGGATGCAGATATTGGTATCGCTGGGGGCGATGGCTCTGCTCTTTTATTTAAAAAAGGAGAAATTATTCGCAAAGTAAAAGAAGAAGACATTCTAAATGTTTTAATAGAAGAGATCGACCAACTTTAG
- a CDS encoding phosphatidate cytidylyltransferase: MMLKRIVSALVGLPILLTLIHFGGMPLFIGILVTSLIGLREFYNACKNKALSPIKGVGYVGAIALITIINFTENSSYIFLLFFVLLITLNIVQLIWNKFNFVDISITLYSLVYVPLLLSSILLITKQPNNIVVWLVFTTAWGTDTFAYFSGYFFGKRKLCPSISPKKTVEGAIGGVLGSMIISAIFGYLFLSNHMVSTIIIGCVGSLLAQAGDLTASCIKRFTGIKDFGNIMPGHGGVLDRFDSILFTAPTIYFVLTLLINRG, from the coding sequence ATGATGCTCAAAAGAATCGTTAGTGCACTGGTTGGTTTACCTATTTTATTAACATTGATACATTTTGGTGGCATGCCGTTATTTATTGGGATTCTTGTAACTTCTTTAATTGGGTTGAGAGAATTTTACAATGCATGCAAAAACAAAGCCTTATCTCCAATTAAAGGGGTCGGGTATGTTGGTGCAATTGCTTTGATTACTATAATAAATTTTACTGAGAACTCATCCTATATATTCTTATTGTTTTTTGTTCTGCTGATTACATTAAATATAGTGCAGTTAATATGGAATAAGTTTAATTTTGTAGATATTAGCATTACCTTGTACAGTTTAGTATATGTTCCGCTTTTATTAAGTTCTATTTTATTAATTACGAAACAGCCCAACAATATTGTAGTTTGGCTCGTGTTTACCACTGCATGGGGAACAGATACCTTTGCCTATTTTTCTGGATACTTTTTTGGTAAAAGAAAATTATGTCCGTCTATTAGCCCTAAGAAAACAGTAGAGGGTGCCATAGGTGGTGTCTTAGGTAGTATGATTATTTCTGCAATATTTGGGTATCTATTTTTAAGTAATCATATGGTTTCTACAATCATTATAGGATGCGTAGGAAGCTTACTTGCTCAAGCTGGAGATTTAACAGCTTCCTGTATTAAGAGATTCACAGGAATTAAAGATTTTGGCAACATTATGCCTGGTCACGGCGGAGTCTTAGATCGATTTGATAGTATTCTTTTTACGGCACCAACAATTTATTTTGTTTTAACTTTACTAATTAACAGGGGATGA
- a CDS encoding PolC-type DNA polymerase III, translating into MTPLGRLNFNYFLDCFGIEGNHLYESCFVEKLQYMKNSNRIFISFISKKILSHKEIERSLEQLTNVVQAKLKSKVDTHFTYDIEYTSLEELMNMNWSNILYILQKNIPSFNSIEGDIDKVIEGSTLKIILTSNIVAHKMKDRKIDLQIERYFVEQFNVGIKCYIDVDTKSKFVLEEYEKQKEHENSALVSQIKIQNPMDYGKAENVSTLKDKSFYSKTSSASVFLGKNFSGEITKLIDIRNDSGRVIVEGEIFDVEIKELNGGKKLAIINITDYTNSITAKVFERKNQTGQLEEIFTKGKLARFRGDVIYDTFIRENVIMLTDAMEIERVEKMDLAENKRIELHLHTQMSSMDGTSSITNIIKKAAKWGHKAIAVTDHGVVQAFPEAMDAGKKFGVKVIYGMEGYLVDDEVNLIDSDIEYSLEDEFIIFDIETTGLSSKNDEITEIGAIKIKNNRIIDSFSTLINPERSIPEKIVELTGISDDMVKDQPTIEVVLPQFLDFIGDCPVVAHNSDFDTGFIRDKAERYELSFDNIAIDTLKLARALLPDLKKHRLNVIAKELNISLENHHRAVDDAKATAEIFIKFVEMMNKKDIRTLKDINDKLSKKLDYKTLKSYHIIILAKNYIGLENLYRLVSESHINYFYKKPRIPRSLLNKFREGLILGTACEAGELFQSILSSKPQSHIEKIAKYYDYLEIQPIGNNRFLIEKNLAKNEEDLKELNRKIVDLGERLNIPVVATCDVHFLENKDSIFRKILMTGQGFSDAEDQAPLYFRTTDEMLEEFIYLGKEKAEEVVIHATNRINDAIEDIIPIPDGTFPPEIEGSEEELRRMCYEKVRRIYGEDVPELVKNRLDKELNSIISNGYAVMYIIAHKLVTKSLKDGYLVGSRGSVGSSFAATMSDITEVNPLPPHYICPTCKYSHFILDGSIGSGADLPDKNCPQCGESLMKDGHDIPFEVFLGFEGDKEPDIDLNFAGEYQSEAHKYTEELFGKGKVYRAGTIGTIADKTAYGFVRKYVEEKQLNYNMSEINRLTQGCTGIKRTSGQHPGGVMIVPANYDIHKFCPIQYPANDPKSGVITTHFDYHSISGRLLKLDILGHDGPSIIKMLEDLTHVNALEIPLDDKETIEIFTSTRPLGITPEDIHCEVGTLGIPEFGTKFVRQMLIDTQPTTFAELVRISGLSHGTDVWVNNAQDLVRNNIAELKDVISTRDDIMNYLILKGLPPKTAFKIMENVRKGKGLTPENEQEMKEHNVPEWYIDSCNKIKYMFPKAHAAAYVTMSFRTAYFKVHYPAAFYATYFTTKAEDFDADFIIKGKEAVRLKIKELEAMGNDLTAKEKNFLTVLEVALEMYCRGIELLPVDLYTSDADRFKIVDGKLLPPLKGLQGVGENAAKSIVEAREEGEFISVEDLRKRTKITKTVVEALVSHGCIHNMPETNQLSLFSLA; encoded by the coding sequence ATGACTCCTTTAGGACGTCTTAACTTTAATTATTTTTTAGATTGCTTCGGAATAGAAGGAAATCATTTGTACGAATCTTGTTTCGTAGAAAAATTGCAATATATGAAAAACAGTAATCGTATCTTTATTTCTTTTATTTCAAAAAAAATATTAAGTCATAAGGAAATAGAACGATCTCTAGAACAATTAACCAACGTGGTTCAGGCAAAATTAAAATCAAAAGTCGATACACACTTTACATATGATATAGAATATACCTCTTTGGAAGAGTTAATGAATATGAATTGGAGTAATATACTTTATATATTACAAAAGAATATTCCTTCTTTTAATTCAATTGAAGGTGATATTGATAAAGTAATAGAAGGATCTACGTTAAAAATTATATTAACCTCTAATATTGTTGCCCACAAGATGAAAGATAGAAAAATCGATTTACAAATTGAACGTTATTTTGTAGAGCAATTTAATGTAGGGATCAAATGTTATATCGATGTGGATACCAAGAGCAAATTTGTCCTAGAAGAATATGAAAAACAAAAAGAACATGAAAACTCAGCTCTAGTCAGCCAAATCAAGATTCAAAACCCAATGGATTACGGTAAGGCGGAAAATGTTTCAACATTAAAAGATAAAAGTTTTTATTCGAAAACCTCTTCAGCCTCCGTCTTCTTAGGAAAAAATTTTTCTGGCGAAATCACGAAACTCATTGATATCCGAAATGATTCTGGAAGAGTGATTGTGGAAGGTGAGATATTTGATGTCGAAATCAAAGAATTAAATGGTGGAAAAAAGCTTGCCATAATCAATATAACAGATTATACAAATTCTATTACAGCAAAAGTTTTTGAACGAAAAAATCAAACAGGACAATTGGAAGAAATCTTTACCAAGGGCAAGCTTGCTCGGTTTCGTGGCGATGTGATTTATGATACATTTATTCGAGAAAATGTGATTATGCTAACTGATGCTATGGAGATTGAAAGAGTGGAGAAAATGGATTTGGCTGAAAATAAGAGGATCGAATTGCATTTACATACCCAAATGTCCTCTATGGATGGTACATCCAGTATCACGAACATCATTAAAAAGGCCGCTAAATGGGGACATAAAGCCATCGCAGTAACAGATCATGGGGTGGTACAAGCTTTTCCGGAGGCCATGGATGCTGGCAAAAAATTTGGTGTGAAAGTGATCTATGGCATGGAAGGTTACTTAGTAGATGATGAAGTTAATCTGATCGATTCCGACATAGAGTATTCTTTAGAAGATGAATTTATTATTTTCGATATAGAGACCACAGGACTTTCCAGTAAAAATGATGAGATTACAGAAATCGGTGCTATTAAAATAAAGAACAACAGGATCATTGATAGTTTTTCTACTTTAATTAATCCTGAAAGATCAATTCCAGAGAAGATTGTAGAGCTAACGGGTATTTCCGATGATATGGTGAAAGATCAACCTACAATCGAAGTAGTACTGCCACAGTTTTTAGATTTCATTGGAGATTGCCCTGTTGTTGCCCATAATTCAGATTTCGATACTGGTTTTATTCGAGATAAAGCCGAACGATATGAACTCAGCTTTGATAATATTGCAATTGATACTTTAAAGCTAGCACGAGCGCTTCTGCCAGATCTCAAAAAGCATCGACTGAATGTCATTGCTAAAGAACTGAATATCTCCTTAGAAAATCATCATAGAGCCGTAGATGATGCAAAGGCAACAGCTGAGATTTTTATTAAGTTCGTTGAAATGATGAATAAAAAAGACATCCGAACTTTAAAGGATATTAACGATAAATTAAGCAAAAAACTAGATTATAAAACTCTAAAGAGTTACCATATTATTATTTTAGCTAAAAATTATATTGGTTTAGAAAATCTATACCGCCTAGTCTCTGAATCTCATATTAATTATTTTTATAAAAAGCCTAGAATACCAAGAAGTTTATTAAATAAATTTAGGGAAGGGCTTATTTTAGGAACCGCTTGTGAAGCAGGGGAGCTATTTCAAAGCATTCTTTCTAGCAAACCTCAAAGTCATATTGAGAAAATAGCTAAATACTATGATTATTTAGAAATACAACCCATTGGAAACAATCGATTTTTAATTGAGAAGAACTTAGCAAAGAATGAAGAAGACCTTAAGGAGCTCAACCGAAAAATAGTAGATTTAGGTGAGCGTCTCAACATACCTGTAGTAGCCACATGTGATGTGCATTTTCTTGAGAATAAGGACAGTATATTTAGAAAGATTCTTATGACAGGACAAGGATTTAGCGATGCGGAAGATCAAGCTCCACTTTACTTCAGAACCACAGATGAGATGTTGGAGGAGTTTATTTATTTGGGAAAAGAAAAAGCTGAAGAAGTTGTAATCCATGCTACCAATAGGATTAATGATGCAATTGAAGATATCATACCAATTCCCGACGGAACATTTCCACCAGAAATTGAAGGTTCAGAAGAAGAACTTAGAAGAATGTGCTATGAAAAGGTTCGACGAATATACGGTGAAGATGTTCCAGAGTTGGTTAAAAATAGGCTGGACAAGGAGCTCAACTCTATCATCAGCAATGGATATGCTGTTATGTATATCATTGCTCATAAACTGGTGACAAAGTCCTTAAAAGATGGATATTTGGTAGGATCTAGGGGCTCGGTAGGATCCTCCTTTGCAGCTACTATGAGTGATATTACGGAGGTAAACCCACTGCCACCACATTATATATGTCCTACGTGTAAATATTCACACTTTATTTTGGACGGCTCCATTGGCTCAGGGGCAGACTTACCGGATAAGAATTGTCCACAGTGCGGAGAAAGCTTAATGAAAGATGGACATGATATTCCGTTTGAGGTTTTCCTTGGATTTGAAGGGGATAAAGAACCGGATATTGACTTAAACTTTGCTGGCGAATATCAAAGTGAGGCCCATAAATATACAGAGGAATTGTTCGGAAAAGGGAAAGTATATCGTGCTGGAACTATAGGAACCATTGCGGATAAAACGGCCTATGGTTTTGTAAGAAAATATGTAGAGGAAAAGCAACTCAACTACAACATGTCCGAAATCAATCGTTTGACCCAAGGGTGTACCGGAATTAAAAGAACCTCAGGACAACATCCTGGCGGTGTTATGATTGTACCAGCAAACTATGATATCCATAAATTTTGTCCAATTCAATATCCTGCCAATGATCCTAAATCTGGTGTCATTACAACACATTTTGATTATCATTCCATCAGTGGGCGATTATTGAAGTTGGATATTCTAGGACACGACGGTCCTTCAATCATAAAAATGCTTGAAGATCTGACCCATGTCAATGCTTTAGAGATTCCTTTAGATGATAAGGAGACGATTGAAATTTTCACAAGTACAAGGCCTCTAGGTATTACGCCCGAAGATATCCATTGTGAGGTTGGAACCTTGGGTATACCAGAGTTTGGTACGAAATTTGTCCGACAGATGCTTATCGATACACAACCAACTACCTTTGCAGAATTGGTTCGTATTAGTGGATTATCCCACGGTACTGACGTTTGGGTGAATAATGCCCAAGACTTAGTAAGAAATAATATTGCGGAGCTAAAAGATGTAATTTCAACTCGGGATGACATTATGAACTACTTGATTTTAAAGGGATTGCCACCAAAGACAGCTTTTAAGATTATGGAAAATGTAAGAAAAGGAAAAGGGCTAACCCCTGAAAATGAGCAGGAAATGAAGGAACATAATGTTCCCGAATGGTACATTGATTCCTGCAATAAGATTAAATATATGTTTCCAAAAGCACATGCGGCCGCATACGTTACAATGTCTTTCAGAACTGCTTACTTTAAAGTGCATTATCCCGCTGCATTCTATGCTACTTATTTTACTACAAAGGCGGAAGATTTTGATGCCGACTTTATTATTAAAGGCAAAGAGGCAGTGCGTTTAAAGATAAAGGAATTAGAGGCCATGGGCAATGATTTAACTGCAAAAGAGAAAAACTTTTTAACGGTGTTAGAGGTTGCTCTAGAGATGTATTGTAGAGGAATAGAACTTCTGCCTGTTGATTTATACACTTCAGATGCCGACCGATTTAAGATAGTGGATGGAAAGTTACTCCCTCCACTGAAGGGACTGCAGGGTGTGGGTGAGAATGCTGCTAAAAGTATTGTAGAGGCCAGAGAAGAAGGAGAATTTATCTCTGTTGAGGACCTGAGAAAGAGAACAAAGATTACAAAAACCGTTGTGGAGGCATTGGTCAGTCATGGCTGTATTCATAATATGCCGGAGACAAATCAACTTTCTTTGTTTTCACTTGCATAA